The window ACTAAAAAGAGAACTTTAAGCAAGAATTTATTTCTTACGGTTACATCATACCTTGCTGGTATCCTGAAAAGAATTAACACCGGGTAACCTGTCCTCATCAGGGACAAAAACTTGCTTTAAGAGAATATCTCCATTTTGAACCATGCGCAAACCAATTTTATTTTCTATTTTTGTAGCTTTCAGTCCAGGGACATTCTTGTTTACTATATATCTGAAACGTAAGCAAAAAGTAAAAATTGTAATTTTTACACAAACTAGAACATCTAAATACCGATGCAGTACTTGAAAAAAAAAAAAAAAAACGACAAATATTGATGAAACATGAAAATAGTGAAAAAGGAAATACCACACAACGGAAGCGTAACAAACAAGTTTCAGCACATATAGAGAATCTGTTACAGCTACATACCCATTGATCTGATTTGTTGTTGTATTCCTTGCAAAAATAACCAACACATCAGCAAAGGTAGCATTTCCTATCCAGCGCTTTTGGCCGTCAAGTATCCAACCTCCTTCCACCTAATATTCGCAATTACAAAAGAATATGTGATAAAGCATGAGATTTAAGAGCAAAACCATAGTTTTAAAAGGATCAGAAGCTAATAGACACAAAAACAGAATAACACTGTATTGCCATTTAGTAGAAATAATGAAGCAGATGGGAAGGTTGAGAGTCTTGACCTTTGTTGCGGTGGTTTTCAAGGCACTTGCATCACTTCCATAATCAGGCTCAGTCAAACCCTATATCATGCAGTAAAGCAGAATTGAGTATCCTTGGCATTAGCATCAAATGAAGTGATTACATATTCTACATGCTATGCTGTAAAGGAGCATCTTACCCAACAGGCTACAGTTTTGAACTCTGCCAAAGACGGTAAATATTTCTGTTTTTGAGCCTCTGATCCACATAATGCTATTCTTGACAGCCATAAAAGAGTTAGGCCAAGGCATGACTTATCAATGGCATTGTTTGTATTTTGGGTGCAAGATAAAGAAATTTTATTTCCTTTTGAAAGTAAAGAAGTACTACTAGCTAGTACAGTGAACAGTTAATCAAATGGTAATTGACAGCCATAAAAGAGTTAGGCCAAGTCATGACTTATCAACGGCATTGTTTGTATTTTGGGTGCAAGATAAAGAAATTTTATTTCCTTTTGAAAGTAAAGAAGTAGTACTAGCTAGTACAGTGACCAGTTAATCAAGTGGTTATTTGAAAATAAGAAACTCAAGAGTACAAGATTTTCCAAATTCTCACCAATAGTGAGCATTGCTAGTGATGAATGCACTAGGATGAAAGTAGAACAGCTAGCATCAACTCTAGCAACTTCCGCTGTAGCAATAGCATTTGCTGTAACAGAAAGACCGGGACACCCATAACCCTGGTTGCAAGAAGGTCCAAAATAAGTTTAACAACCCATCCACCAAATCATGAACTCACAAAAACAGATAACGGCATCCACTAGCTACCTTGATTGTGCCCCCAGCAATTCGCAAGGCACCGAGCTTTGGAATAATATGAAATGGAAACTTTGCCTTTTCCCAATACTGAAAAATCAAAATCCCCAGTTATATCTCAATGCTTATGGATTTGAAAATATCGGAATTATAGTTTACTGACTGTTCAAAATTGTAATGAGTACGAAAAGAATCATACGGTTCTCTCAAAAAATTTGAGTTTAACAAAAGGCATACCTCTGCCATGATTGGAGCTACTTCTTTCTCTACACAGTGTCTAACTCTCATCCTGAGAGCCTGCTCCTCAGGCGTCAATAGATCATTAGATTGATAATAGTCGGAAGCTGTAAATTTCCAAGGTGACGGGATAATAATAACGAAAGTTAATACCTGAAATAGCCTAATAGCCTACATAACTACAAATAGAACTTGCAACTAACCAAACCTTTCAGTGCACAAAATATTCGAAAGAACAGTAAAAAGGACAAAACAACAACAACAACAAAAAGTTCAAAGAGGATCGTTTCGAATACTAACCATTGTCAAGAACAACAAAGATGTAAAAATGCTTGTGTTCACATGATGGATGCATACATACATGAACTTATGGAGTTATGGACTATTTATTCACAGGTAATCTACATATGTATGTATAGATTGATGACTGATTCTTACTGCAGGGAGGAAATTTAGACGCCGGAGTTGCTTGGGGAAAAGCAAGGGAGACATCCAGTGCAGGCGAATTGAAATAAGTAGTCCTCGCTTTACCATCATCTGCAGCATCAGTAGTAGTTCATTTCCAAATCACAACACAAATAGCAGCTCATCAAAAACTTATTGATCTGAAAAACAAGCTGGTAAGTAAAGATTGAAGTGAATCGTGGGTTACCTTGATTTGGAGGTATCGTCATGGTGAGGCAAGAATTGGGCTTTTTCAGTGCTGCCGGTTCGTTGTGGTGAGTGGCGATATTGGTGAGCTCAAGACGGGTTATGGCGGATCAGTGACGAGGAAGATAGAGTTGGCACGCAACTCTAGGCTTTTATGTGGTCATCCAAATATTGGCAAAAATGTAATCATTTGGTTACCTACTATGTTGCAAGGACACTCCATATTTAGGTGTAATCATTTGGGTGGAGTGCCATATTTAGGTGTAATTATTTGGGTGGAGTGTCGGAATATCCGACACTCCCGACATGCTGACGCGTGTCTGATACAGTAAAAAATGTGTCTGATATGTCGCAGCGTATCCGGAAAAGTTAACCAGCCGGATATGTCTATTTACGACACGTCACGTCATCTTTTCTCATTTAAAAATAAAATAAATAAATAAATAAAGCGCAGTAGAGATCGGTCACGCAGTCACACACAGACAAATAGAGAATTTAGGAAACGACGCATAGAAGAAAAGGACGAAGAAAACGTCGCCATTCGATCTCTTCTCTCCGCCAACAGCTGCTAGCGGCCTCAATCATCTCTGGGTTGCTAAGGTCAGTCTTCCTTTCCTTAATCTCTCCCCATTCCATCTCTTTTAAGTTCTAAATAATCATTGTTTCACTGTTCTTAATCGGTTAACCATTCAATTGCAGCTAATAGCCTCTAGCTCTCTTCCTCCAGCTATGGACGTGTCTGTTAATCTCTAGCTGATAGTCTCTCCATTGAAAAAAAATAAAAAAGTTGTAACAATATGTTAAGCTTTCCAAGATCAGTCTCTTTTTTCAATTTCTGATTAGGGATTATTGAGATTAGTAATTAATCTATGGGTGTTCCTTATTTCCTGCATAATTATATGAAATTTTGTGTATACTTATATTTTAATATCTTTTTTATTTATTAAAAATACATAAGTATATAAGAACTAATTTCAGTTTACCCTCATCAACTTTAGATCGATCATCATGTTAGTTATTCTTCTTTCAATTTCATCAAAAACACCCCTCAACTCCCAATTTTCATCAGCCGTGTCCAAACCCCCGTTCTCCATTCAATTCCTCCGTCAAGTGATTACGTGGCATAAAAAAGAAAGTCAAATTCCGAAAATAATCCTTCTGACCATTTTCCCCCCATACCGATACACATCTCTGTTTCCATCACAACCCCTAACCTTAATGATTTTGATGAGATTGAATGCAATTTGTCTATTTTGCCTTTTTTTTGTGGGCCCAACGACTTCAAATTTGGTTTTCTTCTTAGTGCCACGTCACCACATGACGGGGAATTAGATGGAAAACGGATATTTGGACACGGCTGATGAAAATTGGAAGTCGAGGGGTGTTTTTGATGAAATTGAAAGAAAATGGACTAACATGATGATCGACCTAAAGTTGACGGGGGTAAACTGAAATTAGTCAAATATATAATTTTGTTTGTCGTGTCCAAGCCATGTCGGAAACTCAGTTTTTGAGTTTTACCGTGTCACGACGTGTCGTGTCGCCGTGTCCATGTCTGTGTCCGTGCAACTTAGGTTACCTATTATGTCACGTTAATGCCAACTCGGTTGCAAATTTATGGTAAGACACGTGTATTGTTTTGTGTTGAAAGGCTTTGTTTTTTAGTAAATTCTTTTGTTTTCTTAGTAAATTCTTTTTTGTTTTCTTAGTAATTTCTTATTTCACCTATTTTCGTTTTCCATCAAGTTGGCAGAGGCATTGTGTTACAATTTTTGTCTGTCACTTTTGTCATTGAGAAAATAAATAGTCCAAACACGATTTCTCTTTCCCTGTTGAAATCCAACATGAGTTTAGGGGTCATCATTTGGCCTGCAGGCCTAAAAGCCCATGGGCGGCCTGTCGGCCCGAAGGGCCAAAGCCCGGCCCGGCCTATAGAAAAGCCCATCTCAGCCCTGCCCATAGGGCATGAGGCCGAGTTAGGGCGGAAAGTTCAAAGCCTTCGCCCGGCCTGCCACCCGATCATAAAAAAAGCCTGCACAAGAGCCCTTTCAATTGTTTTATTAATTTTTTTATGGAGTTATTAGTTAAATATGTAAACTAATTAATGCATTAAGTCATTTTTTTATTACATTTAGTTCGATCATTAACAAATCTTAACTTTTTTTTTTATAGTTTTTTGTTTTATTTTGATAAAATTCTATTAGATATATGTATATAATAGGCCAGGCCCATCTAAAAAGCTTCTAACGCCTGGGCCCGTGGGTTTTGATTTTTTTGAATAATCCAGCCCGACCCTAAAATTTAAAAAATATGATTGAGGCCCGGCCCAGGCCCGTAGGGCTTGGGTAAGGTCGGGCTTTTTGATTATCCCTAATGGAGTTAGCCCGACACCAGATGAAACAACACACTAACAGGAATCGTACTGAGCATGAATTTGCATAAAGAGATTGAGTATTTCTTAAATTGTATCTTTATCGCTAGCAATCGCTAGTGCGTCGTGCATCACACAAGCTAGCTCCCAGATTCTATGGCCCCTATCAAATTCTCACTCGTGTGGGGAAGGTTGCATATCGACTCAAGTGGCCCAAAACTCCAAAATCTATCGGGTTTTCCATGTCTCCCTCCTCAAACGAAAACTCAGCGCTCAAATTTTAGTATTATTCGCCATTCCCCCCATCGGCGACGATGTCGTGCTTTCATGGGTTCCTTAGTGTTGGATATGAGTGTGGAACGTTGACCCCACAAAACGGTGACTAAGTGGCTAATTCGGTGGGTCGGGCTCCCTATTGAAGATTCTACTTAGGAAGAAGCCCACACTATCATGAATCACTTTCCTGATTTTAAGGCTTCAGGAGATGCCTCGTCTCAAGGGGGTGAGACTTGTTAGGGTTAGGCTCAAGACCTTACACTAATCACTGGCCCTCAAAATATTTCATTAAGAAAACTCAGGCCATAGTGGCAACATATCACGGTTACATTAGACAGTTTGCTCATTTATTTGTGAGCTTAACAGAAAATTAAACTAGATATAAAACAAGATACCAGAGAAACAAAAAACAGGAGCTAAGAATTTTGAGGTCACGGGTTCAAACCTCACGGAAATATGTAGGGTGTGTGAGTTATTAATAAAACGTTTTTTTTTTTAAAAAAAANNNNNNNNNNNNNNNNNNNNNNNNNNNNNNNNNNNNNNNNNNNNNNNNNNNNNNNNNNNNNNNNNNNNNNNNNNNNNNNNNNNNNNNNNNNNNNNNNNNNNNNNNNNNNNNNNNNNNNNNNNNNNNNNNNNNNNNNNNNNNNNNNNNNNNNNNNNNNNNNNNNNNNNNNNNNNNNNNNNNNNNNNNNNNNNNNNNNNNNNNNNNNNNNNNNNNNNNNNNNNNNNNNNNNNNNNNNNNNNNNNNNNNNNNNNNNNNNNNNNNNNNNNNNNNNNNNNNNNNNNNNNNNNNNNNNNNNNNNNNNNNNNNNNNNNNNNNNNNNNNNNNNNNNNNNNNNNNNNNNNNNNNNNNNNNNNNNNNNNNNNNNNNNNNNNNNNNNNNNNNNNNNNNNNNNNNNNNNNNNNNNNNNNNNNNNNNNNNNNNNNNNNNNNNNNNNNNNNNNNNNNNNNNNNNNNNNNNNNNNNNNNNNNNNNNNNNNNNNNNNNNNNNNNNNNNNNNNNNNNNNNNNNNNNNNNNNNNNNNNNNNNNNNNNNNNNNNNNNNNNNNNNNNNNNNNNNNNNNNNNNNNNNAAACATGCTGATCAAAATATAAATTGTTATGAACGACTAAGTTTGCACCGTATATTTACACGTGGTCCGTATAAAATATTTCCATTTAGGTGCAGAAAAACCTAAATAGAACAAACCACAGAGGATCAGCAACCCTAAAGCGGGACTTTCACATTGACTGACTAACGATTACAGCTCTTTTATTTTTCGCAATAAAAAAAAAAAAAAAAATTACAGCTCTCTCTCTCTCTCAACGACTACGAAATTGTCATCGGTTTGATCACACTGAACCAAACTTACAAGTCTCCTCTCCTCCTTCTCCGATTCACCTTCAAATCCTCTTCGCTATGTTCGCCAAGCGACTCCTACACAAGGCCGTCAACCACCACCACCATTCTCAGGTAACACTTTCCGGCCAACCGATCGCCGCCACCTGTTACTCAACTCCTCACCTCTACTAAAACATTGCTTGATTGATTGCCTAGGGTTTTCATTTCTTAAATCCTTCGTCTTTAAATCAGTTGCGTTCGTCTTTGTGAATTTTGAGCTCAAGCTCTTGGAAACTGGATTTCGAATTCAATTTCGCTATTTTGAAGTTTTGATTGAGTTTTGTGATGGCTGATTTCAGCAGAATATGCAGCAAGGCAGTTTGACGTCAGCAGACTTGGACCTGCGAGTTGCAGTTCACTATGGAATTCCATCTACTTCTTCCATTCTTGCTTTCGACCCCATCCAGCGTCTTCTCGCCATCGGGACACTGTGAGTTCAAATGCATCCCTTTCCTCTTTCCCTATCTTTCGCAATTTACGCAAATCCGATAGGCAGTGTTGCTAATAAGTTGGCTTACTTTATGCTACTGAGCATTGTTGTTCTGCATTTCTTAGCCATGGCTGTTAAGTTTGTGACTGTAAGTAAGTGATTGCGGATTTAGAACTATATTTATGGAAGGATACATAGGTAGTTTTGGTTAACGCAGTTGCATACTTTATTTCAAAGAAGGCAATGCAATACCTCTGTAACTATCAGCTGCATAGGCTACTAGGTCTGCCGTCTGCGTTCCATTTTAACTTTGATGAACAGTGTATATTCTTGCTTGACACAAATCATACACTACATTGTGATATTATTGCTTTGGATGCTATTTTTGATGATAGGGATGGGAGGATTAAAGTAATTGGTGGTGGCGGTATTGAAGGACTTCTTATATCCCCAAAACAGTTGCCTTACAAATACATCGAGGTATGTATTTACACCATTAACTATGAGTCATCTAGTAAATTTTTGGTTTTCGCTTTTCCCCTAGCTTAGTCTTAGTAATACTAGATCTAGAGTATAGCAGGGTCACATTTTCAAGGAATATTCTTGAAAGTTTTGAAACAAGGCTGATACTTTCTCTGTTATGCAAATAAAACAATTGAAATAATTTCCCACACATCGAGGAATTCATTCTGTATTGTCTCATTTTAATACCTGGAGAAAGGTATAATGACCATGCATATGGTGTGTGAATTTTGGATGAACTTTTCCAAGTGGCGGGAATTAGTAAACAAAGTCTCTGCCTTAAGGTTATGTTTATGCACATAATTGAGACACCATTTCCTTTCAGTCTGCAAAGCCTACTTGAATACTCTCTTCTCGATTACTTATTGATTGAGCAGTAAACTAATTTTTACTGTACTTTTGGCAGTTTCTACAAAATCAGGGTTACTTGGTCAGCATCTTAAATGATAATAGCATTCAGGTATTGAATCTTTGTCAACTTTGCAATTTCTGTTTCCCATGCCAAACTTAACATTCATGTTACACATGAGAAACTCTATTAAAGTAGTTATATGTTACGCTTCCTCTTAAAGTTCCTTTTAGCAATTATCAAGACCATTGTCTTTTAACCAACTATTTGGCATAGGCGTTAGTGTTTGTGGTTGAATTTATTATGTTACCGGTTTAACTAAATCTAATATAGAAATGGATGATATTTGATGGCAGCAACCGTTAACTTGACAATTGTAATTGATAATGAAGTGCTAAAAATTTAATAGGAAGTTCTTACTCATGTAACTAATTTCTGTTCAGAAGAGATCAATAACTTCTCAATTCTTGGCAGGTTTGGAATCTTGAGGGCAGATGCCTAGTTTGTTCTCTAGAGTGGGAATCAAATATAACTGCTTTTTCTGTAATCCATGGCTCCAACTTAATGTATTCTACTGCCCAGAACAAATTTTCTTTTCTTTTTTCCATTTTCAGTCTATTTATTCGCTGGGGAAGTGCACTTGATAACCTGTTTAGCATATTACAATTGTCAGGTACGTGGGCGATGAGTATGCTGTATTGGCTGTGGTGAAGTATGATATTGAGGAGGAAAAACTTCTGCAGTTGCCGTATCATATTTCTGCGGATTTGTTAAGCGGTATATCTTATTTTCTTCTCTTTGCGGGTTTTTAACTGAAGAGCATAATTAGACCATAATTGAGCATCTCTTTTAGCTCATATTAGCTTCCTCTGTTATATTAGTTTATCTCATCCTAGAAGAAGCAAACTGAAAGACATGGGCTCTAACCATAAAGGAGGTGTCTCCCCTTGATAAAAAAATGAAATGAAAAATAAATAAAATAAAATGTACATAATAACATATATAAAATGGCTCTATAATGCTTGAGATCATTTTATCAGAAATCTTGTAAATGTGAGCATCAGCTCACTGGAGACTGTTGTAACAATGTTAATGATGATATATAGTTGCTACAAGCAAACTTTGTGCCACTAAATTGTCAGTCTTTCTTTTCATTTTACTAAGATTATCAGGGATCCATATTCAGCTAAATCTCAGGCTATGAATTTTTTTGTTCTCATACCTTGATTTGTCCTTTTTGTTTATCTCTGTTTTGTGGGACAACATATTCTCAAGAGTTTGTAAACATTTGAGTGTCAACATGTTTGAATAAAATTTGTTACTAAGAAAGGGTTGGATTTGGATTTCGAAGTTGTAGGGAATGTCACCCATATCTTAATAGTAAACCATGAGGTGACTTCTTTTTATGGTGACGTCTATCAATATCTGTAGCATAATATTATTGAATGTGTATTGTTATTTGCTTCGGTTATTACTCATCCAAATGTTCTTTGGTATTACACAGAAGCTGCTGAGTTTCCATTTCCTACCGACCAACCGATAGTTGGACTTCTTCCACAGCCTGGTTCATCTGGAAATAGGCAAGATATAGTATATTTGTAGCTTCTCACATTACATATCTCCTTAGAGTGTGAAACAAACATGGCCTCGGTTTTCTCTTTCTGATGTTGCCAGAACAATTATCAATGCAGGAAATTGTTCTTAGATTGAGTTAGTATATGAGCTTCTTCCATAGTAGTATTAACTTGTATCCATGTCTAATTATCGTAGAACCTAATATTGGTTATCAAATGATCTAATAGCACAATTTCTTTTCATAAGACAGATATTTTGAAACCCACAACTACTCTTATCGCTAGTATGCATATTTTGTTTGTCAAGAAGGACAAAACTTCAGAATTACCTATGGTCAAAGAGGATTGCAAATACGTACTTGAGAATTAAGAGAAAAATAAATAATAGTGTTACAGTTTAGACGTGATGTAACATTTGAAGATTTTTTATTTAACTTTTGCTCCCAACGTATATGTGTCAAAGCTTACATCATGTTACTGTAGAATAAAAGAAATAAGGATACGAAATATTATTTATGCATTTTACTGAATGATGAGGGTTTTCTTATTTGCAGAGTACTGATTGCATATCAAAATGGGTTGCTTATACTGTGGGATGTTTCTGAGGCTCAGATTGTCTTTCTTGGAGGTGGTAAGGATCTCCAACTAAAGGACGGAGTTGTTAAGCCTACTGATGAAGTCAATATTGATTCTCCTGAAAATACAATAGAACATGAACTGGGAGAGAAAGAAATAAGTGCTCTTTGTTGGGCGTCATCCAATGGGTCCATTTTGGCTGTGGGATATGTAGATGGAGATATTTTGTTCTGGAACACGTCATCTGCTGCTTCCATTAAGGGTCAGCAAGTATCGTCATCATCTAATAATGTTGTTAAGTTACGGCTATCATCAGCAGAAAGAAGACTGCCTGTCATTGTCTTGCAGTGGTGCACATTAAATAAATCCCATAATGATTGTGATGGACAACTATTTATCTATGGTGGCGATGAAATAGGATCAGATGAAGTTCTGACGGTGCGTCATTTGTTTGTAGTTGTTTTACTTCCCTGTTTTGTTATTTAGTTGCAATTGAATGCAGTTGCTGAATATTTTATGGATTTGTTCCTATATAAATTACTTATCCTCACACTTCTCAACAACATTGCAGCATATGTAGAAATAGTAAAGATACAAGTGAAATTATATCTTGAAACAATAGAATTAACCAATATGCCAGATGGTTTTTGAATAAGAACAATTTCACATTTTGATTTATCTTCTACTATGTGCTCCATATGCAGTTTTTTTTTCCTCGCATATATTTTCAGTTCGGATTCTGGTATTGATTACTTAATTTTGAAATTTATGATAATATCCTGGATGCCTTTGGCATCTGAAATGTTGTCTGTGTTGTCACTTCACTCTTTAGTGAATTGGCGCTTCACTGCTTTGTCTTATCTTTGAAATGTATTGGCATTCAAGATAGGAGCTGACGAGATTTCTACTGTGCAGGTTTTAACTCTTGATTGGTCATCAGGGATGGGGAATTTAAGGTGTGTTGGCCGTACAGACCTTACCCTCACTGGTTCGTTTGCAGACATGATTTTATTAACAAATTCTGCAACAATTGCGGGCAATCATAGAGCTGATGCTTTTGTGTTAACAAACCCTGGGCAATTGCACTTTTATGATGAAACCAGCCTGTCGTCCCTAATATCCCAGCAAGAAAAGAAACCATGTGTCTCTGCTTTGGAGTTTCCAGTGATAATTCCTACTACTAATCCAACCATGACTGCTGCCAAACTTATCAGGACAGCTACTGGGGAGAACTCATTAAAGGATCTATCAGAGGTATGACATTCTTTGAAGTATTCATATTCACATATCTAGCAGACGTGTTCCAATTTTTCATTCATGCTTTTCTCTTTCTACCTCACATGCTTTAATTTATTTCTCTCAGATATTCTCAGCTATGAACCTTGGCTCATTACCAACTTCAGTTGATGGTACGAAATGGCCCTTGACTGGAGGTGTGCCCAGTCAGTTGTCTCTTTCAAAGAATAGTGGTATTGAGAGATTATATCTAGCAGGATATTCAGATGGATCTGTTCGGATATGGAATGCCACATATCCGCTCTTATCTTTTGTCTGTGTTTTAGAAGGCGAGGTAACACCACTCTTAGAAAATTGAATTTACTATTCTTAAATAAAATGGAAAGGAAAGAACATACAACTTCTCTTTTCTATAAAGTTGAAATATTTGATACCAAATTATCTCCATCTAACTGGCAGGTGCAAGGTATAAAAGTGGCTGGTTTAAATTCTCCAGTATCAAGAATGGATTTCTGCATCTTCACTTTGAACTTGGCTGTTGGCAGTGAATCTGGTTTGGTCAGATGTCTTTCACTACTGACTACTACATTTCACTCTTAAATTTTACCATACTGATTGTCTTTGTACCAACCTATAGGTTCGTATTTACAACCTCAAAGGATGTTCAGATGGGATAAAATTCCTCTTTGTAACCGAAACCAAATGTGAAGGTATTTGTCAATGTCCTTGACTTTCTTTGACCAGAACATACTATTAAGCTGATCTTGAAATAGTTTTTCTACAGCTTTTATTTTATTAAGTTAACAAAGGTATAACTTGTATATTAGCCCACAGTTTGTCTCAAGTGAAAGGACCTCAATGCAGAGCTGTTTTCAGTCTTACTAATTCCCGAGTTCAAGCGCTACAGTTTGTCAAGCATGGAGGTAAACTTGCAGTGGGATTTGAATGTGGTCATGTAAGTATCATTTGTTCATAGGTTTGTATACTGTTTGATGTTTCTGAAGGATTCTAAATTTGATATATCCGCCTCAGGTTGCAATGCTGGACACAAGTTCCTTATCCATATTGTTCTTCATAAAAGATGCATCTTTCTCTAGCTCCCCGGTCATTTCAATGACTTGGAAAGAAATTACAAATCCTCAAGGCCTCTTGAAGAGTACCAAACTCTCAGAAACAAAATCACCCGTTCACCCTGCAGAGGAAGTACTGTTCATCTTAACCAAAGATGCAAATATACATTTGATTTGTGGAAACACTGGTAATGTGATCATCCCCCGGCCATGGCAATTGAAAAAGGAAGCGATTGCAATTTCAATGTATGTTATAGGCAAGTACAGACTTCATCTAGGAAAACACAAAACACTTGTTATTATTTTTAGTGATTACATAATTCTGAGTGTTCTATTTTTTTATTTTTTAACTCCAGATGGAAGAATTTCAGCCTCTAAAGTATCTGATACAAATCCGCCGGAAGAGACGTCAAAGGATAATTCAACCAAGAACGAGTCTATGGCAGGCAGTTCTCCAATTCCTATAAATTCACTTGATGTGGACCAGGACAATAATTCAGAAAATGCATACTCTGAAGAAAGATTGTTGAACTCGCTGATTTTGCTTTGCTGTGTGGATTCAGTGCGCTTGTACTCCACGAAATCTGTGATTCAGGTTCTTGTTGTGTTGCCTTTATTCATATTACTTTATTCTTGCTTACTGCTGCTATCTGTATTTTTATAAGCATGCTAAGGCTATATGGTCTTGTTAGGGAAACAATGAACCCATACGAAAGGTGAAACATGCAAGACCTTGCATTTGGGCAGCAACTCTGAAGAATGTTGAAAAAACTTGGGGATTGACTTTACTGTTTCAGACTGGAGAGATTGAAATTAGGTAAACTTTCTCTTTTATACCTTACATCCTTAATCAAGAATTTACAGGATATGCAGCTTTAACTCACTGTAGCAGTGCATCATAATGTTCCAATGTTCATACAGGAGAAATAATTGTGTCCCCTCCTGTTAGGATAGCATATCCACCTAACATAACTGATTGACAATTGATTGATAGTGCTTTTCATTCCAGTCGTTTAATAAAATGTTCATCCCTGTCCATGGGCAGATCTATTCCTGATTTAGAATTGGTGAAAGAAAGCTCCTTGATGTCAATTCTAAGGTGGAATTGTAAGGCAAACATGGATAAGACAATGAGTTTCGATGATGCACATATCACACTGGTAATGTTGTTGTCTTGAAAGTTTAAGATATGTGGGACACTTTATTCTTGATTTATTACTGGTAAATAATGCATGATTGATGCTTATGATTTTGTAGGCAAATGGGTATGAGACAGTATTCATCTCTCTGTTAACTGCTGAAAATGATTTCAGGTACTTTTTTTTCTCATTTCTTTTTATAATATTAGGTTAGCTACTGGTGCAGTGATTGAGATATGAAGTTGAGCATTGGAGATTGGTTTGTGAATTGGGAGTGAAAAAAGATGATTCCTGAAATTTTGTGTTTATAGGATTCCAGAGTCTTTGCCTTGTCTCCATGATGCAGTTCTTGCATCTGCTGCAGATGCGGCCTTAAGTGTGTCTTTGAATCAGAAGAAGAAACAGGTTTTGAGAAAACAAAATT of the Fragaria vesca subsp. vesca linkage group LG6, FraVesHawaii_1.0, whole genome shotgun sequence genome contains:
- the LOC101312178 gene encoding uncharacterized protein LOC101312178 codes for the protein MFAKRLLHKAVNHHHHSQQNMQQGSLTSADLDLRVAVHYGIPSTSSILAFDPIQRLLAIGTLDGRIKVIGGGGIEGLLISPKQLPYKYIEFLQNQGYLVSILNDNSIQVWNLEGRCLVCSLEWESNITAFSVIHGSNLMYVGDEYAVLAVVKYDIEEEKLLQLPYHISADLLSEAAEFPFPTDQPIVGLLPQPGSSGNRVLIAYQNGLLILWDVSEAQIVFLGGGKDLQLKDGVVKPTDEVNIDSPENTIEHELGEKEISALCWASSNGSILAVGYVDGDILFWNTSSAASIKGQQVSSSSNNVVKLRLSSAERRLPVIVLQWCTLNKSHNDCDGQLFIYGGDEIGSDEVLTVLTLDWSSGMGNLRCVGRTDLTLTGSFADMILLTNSATIAGNHRADAFVLTNPGQLHFYDETSLSSLISQQEKKPCVSALEFPVIIPTTNPTMTAAKLIRTATGENSLKDLSEIFSAMNLGSLPTSVDGTKWPLTGGVPSQLSLSKNSGIERLYLAGYSDGSVRIWNATYPLLSFVCVLEGEVQGIKVAGLNSPVSRMDFCIFTLNLAVGSESGLVRIYNLKGCSDGIKFLFVTETKCEAHSLSQVKGPQCRAVFSLTNSRVQALQFVKHGGKLAVGFECGHVAMLDTSSLSILFFIKDASFSSSPVISMTWKEITNPQGLLKSTKLSETKSPVHPAEEVLFILTKDANIHLICGNTGNVIIPRPWQLKKEAIAISMYVIDGRISASKVSDTNPPEETSKDNSTKNESMAGSSPIPINSLDVDQDNNSENAYSEERLLNSLILLCCVDSVRLYSTKSVIQGNNEPIRKVKHARPCIWAATLKNVEKTWGLTLLFQTGEIEIRSIPDLELVKESSLMSILRWNCKANMDKTMSFDDAHITLANGYETVFISLLTAENDFRIPESLPCLHDAVLASAADAALSVSLNQKKKQSTGPAILGIVKGLKGGKMVQSGDSSHSTATPKSRFDQLEGMFWKSQQLDLFPGLDHQETLELNIDDIEIDEPLHVASTSTSHDVDNKKREGDSERDRLFQGGTGDTKPRVRTAEEIKAKYRKTEDASSVASEARNKLMERGQKLEKLSRRTEDLQNGAEDFASMTKELVKTLEARKWWHI
- the LOC101307900 gene encoding acyl-coenzyme A oxidase 4, peroxisomal-like, with protein sequence MTIPPNQDDGKARTTYFNSPALDVSLAFPQATPASKFPPCTSDYYQSNDLLTPEEQALRMRVRHCVEKEVAPIMAEYWEKAKFPFHIIPKLGALRIAGGTIKGYGCPGLSVTANAIATAEVARVDASCSTFILVHSSLAMLTIALCGSEAQKQKYLPSLAEFKTVACWGLTEPDYGSDASALKTTATKVEGGWILDGQKRWIGNATFADVLVIFARNTTTNQINGYIVNKNVPGLKATKIENKIGLRMVQNGDILLKQVFVPDEDRLPGVNSFQDTSKVLAVSRVMVAWQPIGISMGVYDMCHRYLKERKQFGAPLAAFQINQEKLVHMLGNVQAMILIGWRLCKLYEAGKMTPGQASMGKSWITVKARETVALGRELLGGNGILSDFLVAKAFCDLEPIYTYEGTYDINSLVTGREITGVASFKPAPSSKRSRL